A section of the Candidatus Rokuibacteriota bacterium genome encodes:
- a CDS encoding 2-aminoethylphosphonate--pyruvate transaminase → MTEPRRDPWLLTPGPLTTSRTVKEAMLHDWGSRDGEFIKLNARVRERLVELAGGQGTHVCVPLQGSGTFIVEAMIGTLVPRAGKLAVLVNGAYGARMVRMCEYLRRERVVLETPEDTPVDPAALDAALAADAAITHVVVVQCETTSGVLNPVEEIAAVTARRSRRLLVDAMSAFGALPLDAAVTPYDALVASSNKCLEGVPGVGFAIIRRSALEAAKGNAPTLSFDLHDQWAAMEKTRQWRFTPPTHVLAALDQALAEHAAEGGVAGRGARYASNCRILVEGLRALGFETLLPDALQAPIIVTVRMPADPKFNFESFYDRLSRRGYVIYPGKLTVADSFRIGCIGRLGEGEMRGVLRAISEILAEMGVTRCAPAGR, encoded by the coding sequence ATGACCGAGCCGCGCCGCGATCCCTGGCTGCTGACGCCGGGACCGCTCACGACCTCCCGTACCGTCAAGGAGGCGATGCTGCACGATTGGGGCTCGCGCGACGGCGAGTTCATCAAGCTCAACGCCCGCGTGCGGGAACGGCTGGTGGAGCTGGCGGGCGGGCAGGGCACCCACGTCTGCGTGCCGCTCCAGGGCAGCGGCACCTTCATCGTCGAGGCGATGATCGGCACCCTCGTACCGCGCGCGGGCAAGCTCGCCGTGCTCGTCAACGGCGCGTACGGCGCGCGCATGGTCCGCATGTGCGAGTACCTGCGCCGCGAGCGCGTCGTGCTCGAGACGCCGGAAGACACGCCGGTCGATCCGGCAGCCCTCGACGCCGCGCTCGCGGCCGACGCGGCTATCACGCATGTCGTTGTGGTCCAGTGCGAGACGACCTCGGGCGTGCTCAACCCCGTGGAGGAGATCGCGGCGGTCACGGCGCGCCGGAGCCGTCGCCTGCTGGTGGACGCAATGAGCGCCTTCGGCGCGCTGCCTCTCGATGCGGCGGTGACCCCCTACGATGCCCTCGTGGCGTCCTCGAACAAGTGCCTCGAGGGCGTGCCGGGGGTGGGCTTCGCCATCATCCGCCGGTCCGCGCTCGAGGCCGCAAAGGGGAATGCTCCCACGCTGTCCTTCGATCTCCACGACCAGTGGGCGGCCATGGAGAAGACCAGGCAGTGGCGCTTCACGCCGCCGACGCACGTGCTGGCGGCCCTCGACCAGGCGCTCGCCGAGCACGCCGCCGAGGGTGGGGTGGCGGGGCGGGGCGCGCGCTACGCGAGCAACTGCCGGATCCTCGTCGAGGGCTTGCGCGCGCTCGGCTTCGAGACCCTGCTGCCGGACGCGCTCCAGGCGCCGATCATCGTCACGGTGCGCATGCCGGCCGACCCGAAGTTCAACTTCGAGAGCTTCTACGACCGGCTCTCGCGCCGCGGCTACGTCATCTACCCGGGGAAGCTGACCGTCGCGGACAGCTTCCGCATCGGCTGCATCGGGCGGCTGGGCGAAGGCGAGATGCGCGGGGTTCTTCGAGCCATCAGCGAGATCCTGGCTGAGATGGGCGTGACCCGCTGCGCGCCCGCCGGCCGGTAG
- a CDS encoding prepilin-type N-terminal cleavage/methylation domain-containing protein, producing MPRDQRGFTLVELLVVVAVIAILTTISLTIFNNVQSRSRMAKAQADTRTLASAVGAYQAHMGQMPAALADLTVAQTNVTGQVAGPFMAADPAPPAGWTYGYSTGGPTGYTITAAGDSTTITRP from the coding sequence ATGCCAAGGGACCAGCGCGGCTTCACCCTGGTCGAGCTGCTCGTGGTGGTGGCGGTGATCGCCATTCTCACCACGATCTCTCTCACGATCTTCAACAACGTCCAGTCCCGCTCGCGGATGGCCAAGGCCCAGGCCGACACGCGGACGTTGGCCTCGGCGGTTGGGGCGTACCAGGCGCACATGGGACAGATGCCGGCCGCGCTGGCCGACTTGACCGTGGCCCAGACCAACGTCACGGGCCAGGTCGCCGGCCCCTTCATGGCGGCCGACCCGGCGCCGCCGGCCGGCTGGACCTACGGCTACTCCACCGGCGGGCCGACCGGCTACACCATCACCGCGGCGGGCGACAGCACCACGATCACCCGTCCCTGA
- a CDS encoding glycosyltransferase has product MSLRIAVLSVHTCPLAALGGKETGGMNVYVRETARELGRMGVAVDVFTRSQNASIPRAAELGEGARVIHLPAGPQAPIAREALHRHLPEFVEGVEAHRWAEGIDYDVIHAHYWLSGVAGLELRERWGVPLVQMFHTLGRLKNSVAQGPDELEPELRIAEESRVVAGADRIVAANVVERAHLVWHYGAAAERIAVIPCGVDTELFQPMSQTTAKDLLELPPDPMLLYVGRLQPIKGLETLLDAMARLGGAARLYIVGGDWDEPDPGDTASGHARQLRSRVAALGLGDRVRFLGPQPQRRLRLFYAAADATVMPSYYESFGMVALEAMACGSPVVASRVGGLTTTVKDGVTGYLVPEGDPTALAERLERLLHDPETRARLGVNASRWAADHRWPCVAEAVCRLYSELRPAAASHLGRGRCQT; this is encoded by the coding sequence GTGAGCCTCCGCATCGCCGTGCTCAGCGTCCACACCTGCCCCCTGGCCGCGCTCGGCGGCAAGGAAACGGGCGGCATGAACGTCTACGTGCGCGAGACGGCGCGCGAGCTCGGGCGCATGGGCGTCGCCGTGGACGTCTTCACGCGCTCGCAGAACGCCTCGATCCCCCGCGCGGCCGAGCTGGGAGAGGGCGCGCGGGTCATCCATCTGCCGGCGGGCCCTCAGGCGCCGATCGCGCGCGAGGCACTCCACCGCCACCTGCCGGAGTTCGTCGAGGGCGTCGAAGCGCATCGCTGGGCGGAGGGGATAGACTACGACGTCATCCACGCGCACTACTGGCTCTCGGGCGTGGCGGGTCTCGAGCTGCGCGAGCGCTGGGGCGTGCCGCTCGTCCAGATGTTCCACACTCTCGGCCGCCTCAAGAACTCGGTGGCGCAGGGGCCCGACGAGCTCGAGCCCGAGTTGAGGATCGCCGAGGAATCGCGCGTCGTCGCGGGCGCCGACCGGATCGTGGCGGCCAACGTCGTCGAGCGCGCGCACCTCGTCTGGCACTATGGCGCCGCGGCCGAGCGCATCGCCGTCATCCCCTGCGGCGTGGACACCGAGCTGTTCCAACCGATGTCCCAGACCACGGCCAAGGACCTCCTCGAGCTGCCGCCCGACCCGATGCTGCTCTACGTCGGGCGGCTCCAGCCGATCAAGGGGCTCGAGACCCTGCTGGACGCCATGGCGCGGCTGGGCGGGGCGGCGCGACTCTACATCGTCGGAGGCGATTGGGACGAGCCCGATCCCGGGGACACGGCCTCGGGCCATGCCCGGCAGCTGCGGTCGCGCGTGGCGGCGCTCGGGCTGGGCGACCGGGTGCGCTTCCTCGGCCCGCAGCCCCAGCGGCGGCTCCGCCTCTTCTATGCGGCGGCGGACGCCACGGTCATGCCGTCCTACTACGAGTCGTTCGGCATGGTGGCGCTCGAGGCCATGGCCTGCGGCAGCCCCGTGGTCGCCTCGCGCGTCGGCGGGCTCACCACGACGGTCAAGGACGGCGTGACGGGCTATCTCGTGCCTGAAGGGGATCCAACCGCCCTCGCCGAGCGGTTGGAGCGGCTCCTCCACGACCCCGAGACCCGGGCGCGCCTCGGCGTCAATGCATCGCGCTGGGCGGCAGACCACCGCTGGCCGTGCGTGGCGGAGGCCGTATGTCGCCTGTACTCCGAGCTCCGGCCGGCGGCGGCTTCCCACCTCGGCCGCGGCCGCTGCCAGACGTAG
- a CDS encoding PAS domain S-box protein — protein sequence MSPASKPRIARPPAAGPTAASPARRKRLRREYARRLLGPAIAVVVVALIEILSWTPLKFAAFAPILILAVVCATFVGGLVDGLIAAGIVVWYYAYDLSSTGTAFSYTHETLRRVLVFACSAPAVALMVGLLEQRAARIAAEAARKERESADAVYTSLTWTREAERFGREAERRFRAFFDTSEVGVMHTLRDRRLVECNQTLVELLGCDSRQELMTMEADRLFEDPTDYAGLMAEVDRGSAPAKRDLALWRRSGKSLWVRVSVRRLDDPTRPVFEWSVVDITRQRQTEARAAALQAELERRQGNQGALLQEIEGFAYAVAHDLRSPVRSIDELSQALLAGYGLKLDAAGRDSLTRLASISRAMERLVQSLLELARASGGEMRRNAVDLSALAQTIVQALRTRDPQRRVDVVIAQGLTAVGDPALLRQALTHLIGNAWAFTSGRPSGRIEFGETKAEGRPAYVVRDDGAGFDRAYAGPLPGAIQRLRSADAWSGAGLALAMVQRIVQRHGGRIWSEGSPEGAMFYFTLGEAPGPPAASA from the coding sequence GTGAGTCCAGCATCCAAGCCACGCATAGCCCGGCCCCCGGCGGCGGGGCCGACTGCCGCAAGTCCGGCTCGGCGGAAGCGGCTCCGCCGGGAGTACGCGCGCCGCCTGCTGGGTCCCGCCATCGCCGTGGTCGTCGTGGCGCTCATCGAGATCCTCTCGTGGACCCCGCTGAAGTTCGCGGCGTTCGCCCCCATCCTGATCCTCGCCGTCGTTTGCGCGACCTTCGTGGGCGGCCTCGTGGACGGGCTCATCGCGGCGGGGATCGTGGTCTGGTACTACGCCTACGATCTCTCCTCGACCGGCACGGCCTTCTCCTACACGCATGAGACGCTGCGGCGGGTCCTCGTCTTTGCCTGCTCGGCGCCGGCGGTGGCCCTCATGGTCGGCCTACTCGAGCAGCGGGCGGCCCGGATCGCCGCCGAGGCAGCGCGCAAGGAGCGGGAATCTGCCGACGCGGTGTACACGTCGCTGACCTGGACCCGTGAGGCCGAGCGGTTCGGGCGCGAGGCGGAGAGACGCTTCCGCGCCTTCTTCGACACGAGCGAGGTCGGGGTCATGCACACGCTGCGTGACAGGCGCCTGGTCGAATGCAACCAGACCTTGGTCGAGCTCCTGGGCTGCGACTCGCGCCAGGAGCTCATGACCATGGAGGCCGATCGCCTCTTCGAGGATCCGACGGACTACGCCGGGCTCATGGCGGAGGTCGATCGCGGCTCCGCGCCCGCGAAGCGCGACCTCGCCCTGTGGCGGCGGAGCGGCAAGTCACTCTGGGTGCGCGTGTCCGTCAGGCGGCTGGACGACCCGACGCGCCCGGTCTTCGAGTGGAGCGTGGTGGACATCACGCGTCAACGCCAAACCGAGGCGCGCGCGGCCGCTCTCCAGGCCGAGCTCGAGCGGCGCCAGGGCAACCAGGGCGCGCTGCTGCAGGAGATCGAGGGCTTCGCGTATGCGGTCGCGCACGACCTCCGCAGCCCCGTGCGCAGCATCGACGAGCTCTCCCAGGCGCTCCTGGCGGGCTACGGGCTCAAGCTCGACGCCGCGGGCCGGGACAGCCTCACGCGGCTGGCCTCCATCAGCAGAGCCATGGAGCGGCTGGTGCAGAGCCTGCTCGAGCTGGCGCGCGCCTCGGGCGGCGAGATGCGCCGGAACGCCGTCGACCTCTCCGCGCTGGCACAGACCATTGTCCAGGCGCTCCGGACCCGCGACCCCCAGCGCCGGGTCGATGTCGTCATCGCCCAAGGGCTGACGGCCGTCGGCGACCCCGCGCTCCTGCGCCAGGCGCTCACCCACCTCATCGGCAACGCCTGGGCCTTTACGAGCGGCCGTCCGTCCGGCCGCATCGAGTTCGGGGAGACCAAGGCGGAGGGACGCCCGGCCTACGTGGTGCGCGACGACGGCGCCGGCTTCGACCGTGCGTATGCGGGGCCGCTTCCCGGCGCCATCCAGCGGTTGCGGAGCGCCGACGCGTGGTCGGGCGCGGGACTCGCCCTAGCCATGGTGCAGCGGATCGTCCAGCGCCACGGCGGTCGCATCTGGTCCGAGGGCAGCCCCGAAGGCGCGATGTTCTATTTCACCCTGGGCGAGGCCCCGGGGCCCCCCGCAGCATCCGCATGA
- a CDS encoding phosphonoacetaldehyde hydrolase has protein sequence MSFTYERRYRGKIQAVLLDWAGTTMDYGCMAPAVVFVEVFKRQGVPITMDEARAPMGAHKRVHIRKITELPPVARRWQEKHGRKPTEVDVDAMFAEFVPLQLGCLSEYSELIPGTLEAVNQMRKRGIKIGSTTGYLTEMMDINRKDAARQGYEPDSTVCASDVPAGRPYPYMCLQNVINLQVWPVSACVKVDDTVPGIEEGLNSGMWTVGLAMSGNEIGLPLKEVQALAPADREARRQRAYTRMHQCGAHYVVDSIADLVPCLDDIDARLARGERP, from the coding sequence ATGAGCTTCACCTACGAGCGCCGCTACCGCGGCAAGATCCAGGCCGTCCTGCTCGACTGGGCCGGCACCACCATGGACTACGGCTGCATGGCGCCCGCCGTGGTGTTCGTCGAGGTCTTCAAGCGCCAGGGCGTGCCCATCACCATGGACGAGGCGCGCGCGCCCATGGGGGCGCACAAGCGCGTCCACATCAGGAAGATCACGGAGCTGCCGCCCGTGGCGCGGCGCTGGCAGGAGAAGCACGGGCGGAAGCCCACCGAGGTCGACGTGGACGCCATGTTCGCCGAGTTCGTGCCGCTCCAGCTGGGGTGCCTGTCGGAGTACTCGGAGCTGATCCCGGGCACCCTCGAGGCGGTCAACCAGATGCGGAAGCGCGGGATCAAGATCGGCTCGACCACCGGCTATCTCACGGAGATGATGGACATCAACCGCAAGGATGCCGCCCGGCAGGGCTACGAGCCCGACTCGACCGTCTGCGCGAGCGACGTGCCCGCGGGCCGGCCGTACCCGTACATGTGCCTGCAGAACGTGATCAACCTCCAGGTCTGGCCGGTCTCGGCCTGCGTCAAGGTGGACGACACGGTGCCGGGTATCGAGGAAGGGCTCAACTCGGGCATGTGGACCGTGGGGCTCGCCATGAGCGGCAACGAGATCGGCCTGCCTCTCAAGGAGGTGCAGGCCCTGGCCCCGGCAGACCGCGAGGCGCGGCGGCAGCGCGCCTACACCCGGATGCACCAGTGCGGGGCGCACTACGTCGTCGACTCCATCGCCGACCTCGTGCCCTGCCTCGACGACATCGACGCGCGACTGGCTAGAGGCGAGCGCCCCTAG
- a CDS encoding GNAT family N-acetyltransferase has protein sequence MKVEALPGFESFDEGGWNGLLAQARHPSVFLSWQWQTAWARAFLASRPLHLLRVSDDAGTLAGLLPLYDEDAGLRRFVGGVDVSDYLDLIVPAGREEEVWQALLQHRAGEATEWDLRAIRAASPTLDILPRLCPAAGIRAQVEREDRCPVLDLPASWDAYLERLPGKDRHELRRKIRKLERELPGTSVRSHASPEGWDGALAVFLRLHRLSKAGKARFMDERMEAFFRDATHALAARGWARLWFLDWDGAAVASFLCLESLGSAGGSVGLYNSGFDPLHAKLAPGIVLLAHVIRDAIDRGVAVFDFLRGEEPYKYAFGPTAQDLFRVRVAP, from the coding sequence ATGAAAGTTGAAGCGCTGCCGGGTTTCGAGAGCTTCGACGAGGGTGGCTGGAACGGTCTCCTCGCCCAGGCCCGCCACCCCTCGGTGTTCCTCTCCTGGCAGTGGCAGACGGCCTGGGCCCGCGCCTTCCTCGCTTCGCGGCCGCTGCACCTGCTCCGGGTCAGCGACGATGCCGGCACGCTTGCGGGGTTGCTGCCGCTCTACGACGAGGACGCCGGGCTCCGGCGCTTCGTGGGCGGGGTGGACGTCTCGGACTACCTCGACCTGATCGTCCCCGCCGGCCGCGAGGAGGAGGTCTGGCAGGCCCTCCTCCAGCACCGCGCGGGCGAGGCCACCGAATGGGACCTCCGGGCGATCCGTGCCGCGTCGCCGACCCTCGACATCCTGCCGCGGCTCTGCCCCGCAGCCGGGATCCGGGCGCAGGTCGAGCGAGAGGACCGCTGCCCCGTGCTCGACCTGCCCGCTTCCTGGGACGCTTATCTCGAGCGTCTCCCGGGCAAGGACCGCCATGAGCTGCGGCGCAAGATCCGAAAGCTCGAGCGCGAGCTGCCGGGCACGTCCGTGCGCTCCCACGCCTCGCCCGAGGGATGGGACGGCGCGCTGGCGGTGTTCCTGAGGCTCCACCGCCTCTCCAAGGCCGGCAAGGCGCGCTTCATGGACGAGCGCATGGAGGCCTTCTTCCGCGACGCGACCCACGCGCTGGCGGCTCGGGGCTGGGCGCGGCTGTGGTTCCTCGACTGGGACGGGGCGGCCGTGGCGAGCTTCCTCTGTCTGGAGAGCTTGGGTTCGGCTGGGGGCTCGGTCGGGTTGTACAATTCGGGCTTCGACCCGCTCCACGCCAAGCTTGCCCCGGGCATCGTGCTCCTCGCCCACGTGATCCGCGACGCGATCGACCGCGGCGTCGCCGTCTTCGACTTCCTGCGTGGAGAGGAGCCTTACAAGTACGCCTTCGGACCCACGGCCCAGGATCTCTTCCGCGTGCGGGTGGCGCCGTGA
- a CDS encoding zinc ribbon domain-containing protein: MPIYEYECRGCSRRVSLLVRSLASRETPRCPRCGSAELSRLMSRFATPKSEDARLEAAADPSQYGDLDENDPQAVARFVRRMGDEMGEDLGDDLGAAMEEASGEEGGIEESGFGGAGDGEASLSEAGGDDES, encoded by the coding sequence GTGCCCATCTACGAGTATGAGTGTCGGGGCTGCAGCCGCCGCGTGAGCCTGCTCGTCCGTTCGCTCGCGTCTCGGGAAACACCCCGATGTCCGCGCTGCGGCAGCGCCGAGCTGTCCCGACTCATGTCCCGCTTCGCCACGCCCAAGTCCGAAGATGCCCGCCTCGAAGCTGCCGCCGACCCGTCACAGTACGGCGATCTCGACGAGAACGACCCGCAGGCCGTCGCGCGCTTCGTCAGGCGCATGGGCGACGAGATGGGCGAGGACCTGGGTGACGACCTCGGCGCGGCCATGGAGGAGGCGTCGGGGGAGGAGGGCGGGATCGAGGAGAGTGGCTTTGGCGGAGCCGGTGACGGCGAGGCGAGTCTCAGCGAGGCCGGAGGCGACGATGAAAGTTGA
- the phnA gene encoding phosphonoacetate hydrolase, whose protein sequence is MARGGGPITVNGRTYGWPARPLVVVCVDGCEPDYLAQAFLAGAMPFLASAAARGASLLGAAVIPSFTNPNNLSIVTGAPPSVHGICGNYFWDREAGAEVMMNDPKYLRCGTILAAFAEAGASVAVVTAKDKLRRLLGHGMRGTCFSSEQADRTTRAEHGIDDALGFVGLPLPSVYSAALSEFVFAAGVKLMESARPDILYLSTTDYVQHKHAPGTAQANAFYRMVDGYLVKLDAMGAAIALTADHGMNAKTDEHGAPQVIYLQDVLDAWLGAGRARVILPITDPYVVHHGALGSFATIYLPEGADARAAVAGVGALPGMELVLDREEGCRRFELPPDRMGDLIAISARHVVIGTSAVRHDLSGLDAPLRSHGGLTEQTVPLVFSRPLAALPEARRLRNFDIFDLALNRAR, encoded by the coding sequence ATGGCGCGGGGCGGCGGGCCGATTACCGTCAACGGGCGGACCTACGGGTGGCCGGCCCGGCCGCTCGTGGTCGTGTGCGTCGACGGCTGCGAGCCCGACTACCTGGCGCAGGCCTTCCTGGCCGGGGCCATGCCCTTCCTCGCCTCGGCCGCGGCGCGTGGCGCAAGCCTGCTGGGCGCCGCGGTCATCCCGAGCTTCACGAACCCGAACAACCTTTCGATCGTCACGGGCGCGCCGCCCTCAGTGCACGGCATCTGCGGCAACTACTTCTGGGACCGCGAGGCCGGCGCCGAAGTGATGATGAACGACCCGAAGTACCTGCGCTGCGGGACGATTCTGGCGGCATTCGCTGAAGCCGGCGCCTCGGTGGCTGTCGTCACGGCAAAGGACAAGCTCCGAAGGCTCCTCGGGCACGGGATGCGGGGGACCTGCTTCTCGTCGGAGCAGGCGGACCGGACCACGAGGGCCGAGCACGGTATCGACGACGCGCTCGGGTTCGTCGGGCTGCCGCTCCCGTCCGTGTACAGCGCAGCACTCAGCGAGTTCGTCTTCGCGGCGGGCGTCAAGCTCATGGAGTCGGCCCGGCCCGATATCCTGTACCTCTCGACGACGGACTACGTCCAGCACAAGCACGCCCCCGGGACGGCGCAGGCCAACGCCTTTTACCGCATGGTGGACGGCTACCTCGTCAAGCTCGACGCCATGGGCGCGGCGATCGCGCTCACGGCCGACCACGGCATGAACGCCAAGACGGACGAGCACGGAGCGCCCCAGGTCATTTACCTCCAGGATGTGCTCGACGCCTGGCTCGGCGCGGGCCGTGCGCGGGTGATCCTGCCCATCACCGACCCGTACGTGGTTCACCACGGGGCGCTCGGCTCCTTCGCCACGATCTATCTTCCCGAAGGCGCCGACGCGCGCGCGGCGGTGGCCGGCGTGGGCGCGCTGCCGGGCATGGAGCTCGTCCTCGACCGGGAGGAAGGGTGCCGGCGCTTCGAGCTTCCGCCCGACCGCATGGGCGATCTCATCGCCATCTCCGCGCGCCACGTCGTCATCGGCACCAGCGCCGTGAGGCACGATCTCTCGGGACTGGATGCGCCGCTCCGCTCCCACGGCGGGCTCACCGAGCAGACGGTGCCGTTGGTGTTCAGCCGGCCGCTCGCCGCTCTGCCGGAGGCGCGCCGGCTGAGAAACTTCGACATCTTCGACTTGGCACTGAACCGCGCCCGGTGA
- a CDS encoding FAD-dependent oxidoreductase yields the protein MIASHARAVIVGGGIIGTSVAYHLTKLGWKDVVLLEQGSLSGGTTWHAAGLVGQLRASSNLTRLIRYSADLYERLEAETGQATGWKRCGSLSVARTCERMTQLERNAALARSYGIDAEVISASLAGERYPLMRTDDLVGAVWIPGDGKANPADITQALARGARAGGAAIHEGVRVTGVRLERGAVAGVETSQGPIATEILVNCAGMWARELGRLSGVTVPLHACEHMYIVTNPIDGVTPDLPVMRDADGHIYFKEEVAGLLMGGFDPWAKPWGMDGIPEGFSFGTLPEDWGKFELLMRNAIQRVPVLESAQVRLLMNGPESFTPDNYFILGEAPEVRRYYVGAGFCSGGIAAAGGAGRALAEWIVEDRPSMDLWQADIRRFAPFHASPAFLRERASEIVGVHYFVAFPNRELETGRGLRLSPLYERLRDKRACFGNKMGWERANWFAPDGVAPETVYSFGRQNWFPYAAAEHRACREAVAVFDQSSFSKFRLEGPDAEAALQRLCANDVAVAPGRVVYTGMLNERGGFESDLTVTRLGADAYLIVTGSAQTTRDAHWIRRHIPDGARAALTDVTGAYAVLGVMGPRSRDLLSRLTRADLSNAAFPFAASREIWLGRALVRASRITYVGELGWELYVPVEFAAGVYDALHAAGGDLGLADAGYYAIESLRVEKAYRAWGRELTTDDTPLEAGLGFAVRFDKAAPFMGREALLAQRGKPLGKRLCSFVLDDPEALPLGDEPIWCDGSIVGSTSSAAYGHTLGRAVAMGYVSRPVGVDAAYLSQARFEIEIAGDRFAARGSLKAPYDPDGLRVKS from the coding sequence GTGATTGCGAGCCACGCGCGCGCCGTCATTGTCGGCGGCGGGATCATCGGCACGAGCGTCGCCTATCACCTGACGAAGCTCGGGTGGAAGGACGTGGTGCTGCTCGAGCAGGGCAGCCTCTCCGGCGGCACGACGTGGCATGCGGCGGGTCTCGTGGGTCAGCTGCGGGCCTCGAGCAACCTGACCCGGCTCATCCGGTACAGCGCCGATCTCTACGAGCGCCTCGAAGCCGAGACGGGCCAGGCGACAGGCTGGAAGCGCTGCGGCAGCCTCTCCGTGGCGCGCACGTGCGAGCGCATGACCCAGCTCGAGCGCAACGCCGCGCTCGCGCGCTCCTACGGTATCGACGCGGAGGTCATCAGCGCCTCGCTCGCGGGCGAGCGCTACCCGCTCATGCGCACCGACGACCTGGTCGGCGCCGTGTGGATCCCCGGCGACGGCAAGGCCAACCCCGCCGACATTACCCAGGCGCTGGCGCGCGGCGCGCGGGCAGGCGGCGCCGCTATTCACGAGGGCGTCAGGGTCACCGGCGTCCGGCTCGAGCGCGGCGCCGTCGCGGGGGTCGAGACGTCCCAGGGCCCTATCGCCACGGAGATCCTCGTGAACTGCGCCGGCATGTGGGCGCGGGAGCTCGGCCGTCTGAGCGGCGTCACGGTGCCGCTCCACGCCTGCGAGCACATGTACATCGTCACGAACCCAATAGACGGCGTGACGCCCGACCTGCCCGTTATGCGTGACGCTGACGGCCACATTTACTTCAAAGAAGAAGTGGCCGGGCTTCTCATGGGCGGCTTCGACCCGTGGGCAAAGCCATGGGGCATGGACGGCATCCCCGAGGGCTTCAGCTTCGGCACTCTGCCCGAGGACTGGGGCAAGTTCGAGCTCCTGATGCGGAACGCCATCCAGCGAGTGCCCGTCCTCGAGTCGGCCCAGGTGCGCCTGCTCATGAACGGGCCCGAGAGCTTCACGCCCGACAACTACTTCATCCTGGGCGAGGCGCCGGAGGTCCGCCGCTATTACGTCGGCGCCGGCTTCTGCTCGGGCGGCATCGCCGCGGCCGGCGGCGCGGGACGCGCGCTCGCCGAGTGGATCGTCGAGGACCGGCCGTCGATGGACCTCTGGCAGGCCGACATTCGCCGCTTCGCGCCCTTCCATGCCAGCCCCGCGTTCCTGCGGGAGCGGGCGAGCGAGATCGTGGGCGTGCACTACTTCGTGGCCTTCCCGAACCGCGAGCTCGAGACCGGGCGCGGCCTGCGCCTCTCGCCGCTCTACGAGCGCCTCCGCGACAAGCGCGCCTGCTTCGGCAACAAGATGGGTTGGGAGCGCGCCAACTGGTTCGCCCCCGACGGTGTCGCCCCCGAGACGGTCTACTCCTTCGGCAGGCAGAACTGGTTCCCCTACGCCGCGGCCGAGCACCGCGCCTGCCGCGAGGCCGTCGCCGTCTTCGACCAAAGCTCGTTCTCCAAGTTCCGCCTCGAGGGCCCCGACGCGGAGGCCGCGCTCCAGCGGCTGTGCGCCAACGACGTCGCCGTGGCGCCGGGGCGGGTGGTCTACACGGGGATGCTCAACGAGCGCGGCGGCTTCGAGAGCGACCTGACCGTCACGCGGCTCGGCGCGGACGCGTACCTGATCGTCACGGGCTCGGCGCAGACGACGCGCGACGCCCACTGGATACGCCGGCACATCCCCGACGGCGCTCGCGCCGCGCTCACCGACGTCACGGGCGCGTACGCGGTGCTGGGCGTGATGGGCCCGCGCTCGCGCGATCTCCTCTCGAGGCTCACGCGGGCGGACCTGTCGAACGCGGCCTTCCCCTTCGCGGCGAGCCGGGAGATCTGGCTGGGGCGCGCCCTCGTGCGCGCCTCGCGCATCACGTACGTCGGCGAGCTCGGCTGGGAGCTCTACGTGCCTGTCGAGTTCGCCGCCGGCGTGTATGATGCGCTTCATGCGGCCGGCGGCGACCTCGGGCTCGCGGACGCGGGCTACTACGCCATCGAGTCGCTCCGCGTCGAGAAGGCCTATCGCGCCTGGGGGCGCGAGCTGACGACGGACGACACGCCGCTCGAGGCGGGGCTGGGCTTCGCCGTCCGCTTCGACAAGGCGGCGCCCTTCATGGGCCGGGAGGCCCTGCTCGCGCAGCGCGGCAAGCCTCTCGGCAAGCGGCTCTGCAGCTTCGTCCTCGACGACCCCGAGGCGCTGCCGCTGGGCGACGAGCCGATCTGGTGCGACGGGAGCATCGTGGGCTCCACCAGTTCGGCCGCCTACGGCCACACGCTCGGCCGCGCCGTCGCCATGGGCTACGTCAGCCGCCCCGTGGGCGTGGACGCGGCGTATCTCTCGCAGGCGCGCTTCGAGATCGAGATCGCCGGCGACCGCTTCGCCGCGCGCGGCAGCCTCAAGGCCCCATACGACCCCGATGGCCTCAGGGTCAAGAGCTAG